In Macadamia integrifolia cultivar HAES 741 chromosome 12, SCU_Mint_v3, whole genome shotgun sequence, the following are encoded in one genomic region:
- the LOC122058222 gene encoding glucan endo-1,3-beta-glucosidase-like produces MSKPCGLLLLFTFFLFASLLVHDSAAIGVNYGANGNNLPSPSQVASFLKQNTIIDRVKLFDANPDFLRAFANTGIAVTVTVGNGDIPSLTNLATARSWVASNISPFHPQTLINRIAVGNEIMATGDKSLIAKLLPAMKTLHKALTLAGFNDIQVSTPHSLGILSASEPPSTGRFRRGYDRVIFAPMLQYHRDTKSPFMVNPYPYFGYSANTLNYALFKTNRGIYDNATKITYTNMFEAQLDAVYSAMNRLGYGDVDIVVAETGWPSAGDPNQLGVNVDSAMSYNGGVIKHVTSGSGTPLMPKRKFETYIFSLFNENLKPGPTAERNFGLFQADFTPVYNVGILRNGQKGNGSASSAPPAASGKKWCVPKAGASDSALQANINYVCSLGVDCKPIQAGGSCFDPNTVRSHASYAMNAFYQANGLHDFDCDFAQTGFITTADPSYGICQFVS; encoded by the exons ATGTCCAAGCCTTGTgggcttctccttctcttcaccttcttcctcttcgcTTCCCTTCTCGTCCATGACTCGGCTGCTATAGGTGTCAACTACGGCGCAAATGGCAACAACCTTCCATCTCCCAGCCAAGTCGCGTCTTTTCTGAAGCAGAACACCATCATTGATAGGGTCAAGCTCTTCGATGCTAACCCCGATTTCCTCCGTGCTTTCGCTAACACCGGAATTGCTGTCACAGTCACCGTCGGCAACGGCGACATTCCTTCTCTTACTAATCTTGCCACCGCCCGTTCCTGGGTCGCCTCCAACATTTCCCCTTTTCACCCACAAACCCTTATCAACCGCATCGCCGTTGGAAACGAAATCATGGCCACCGGTGATAAATCCCTCATTGCCAAGCTCCTTCCGGCCATGAAAACCCTCCATAAGGCTCTTACACTCGCCGGGTTCAACGACATTCAAGTCTCCACTCCTCATTCTCTTGGTATCCTCTCCGCCTCTGAACCACCAAGCACCGGCAGATTCCGACGTGGGTACGACAGAGTCATCTTCGCTCCTATGCTTCAGTACCACAGAGATACCAAATCTCCATTCATGGTTAACCCTTACCCCTACTTCGGCTACTCTGCTAATACTCTAAACTATGCCCTCTTCAAGACCAATCGAGGGATCTACGACAATGCCACGAAGATCACGTACACCAATATGTTCGAGGCGCAGCTCGACGCCGTCTACTCGGCGATGAACAGGTTGGGCTACGGCGATGTGGATATTGTGGTGGCCGAGACAGGGTGGCCGTCGGCCGGAGATCCGAACCAGCTAGGCGTCAACGTCGACAGCGCCATGTCTTACAATGGCGGTGTAATCAAGCACGTCACCTCTGGTAGCGGCACTCCATTGATGCCTAAAAGGAAGTTCGAGACTTACATCTTTTCTTTGTTCAACGAGAATCTCAAACCAGGTCCGACCGCAGAACGGAACTTCGGCCTCTTTCAGGCGGACTTCACACCAGTTTACAACGTCGGGATTTTGCGCAATGGGCAG AAGGGGAATGGAAGTGCATCATCAGCACCACCAGCAGCATCAGGAAAGAAGTGGTGCGTTCCAAAGGCAGGCGCGAGCGATTCAGCTCTGCAGGCGAACATCAACTACGTTTGCAGCTTAGGAGTGGATTGCAAGCCCATTCAGGCAGGGGGAAGCTGCTTCGATCCCAACACAGTGAGGTCTCACGCTTCCTACGCCATGAACGCTTTCTACCAGGCAAACGGTCTCCACGACTTCGACTGCGACTTCGCCCAAACCGGCTTCATCACCACCGCCGATCCCA GTTATGGTATCTGTCAATTTGTCTCTTAG